In the genome of Massilibacillus massiliensis, one region contains:
- a CDS encoding helix-turn-helix domain-containing protein: MIIAKRIVQLRTEKGYSTNKLSQLAEIGQATLREIEIGQKSPNIVTLEKICNALGITLAEFFSEDEDPNTNKIEALPIDAKKELALFKEFLFYKYGIK, translated from the coding sequence ATGATTATTGCTAAACGAATCGTCCAGTTGAGAACAGAAAAAGGTTATAGTACAAACAAGCTTTCTCAACTTGCAGAAATAGGACAGGCAACTTTACGAGAGATCGAAATTGGCCAAAAAAGTCCTAATATTGTTACCTTAGAAAAAATTTGTAATGCTTTAGGAATAACTTTAGCAGAATTTTTTTCAGAAGATGAAGACCCAAATACCAATAAGATTGAAGCTCTTCCTATTGATGCAAAAAAAGAATTGGCTTTATTTAAAGAGTTTCTTTTCTATAAATATGGGATAAAATAA
- a CDS encoding PTS sugar transporter subunit IIA: MKIEEILSENLIELNLKAKTKVSAIRELIELLYQEGIIHNPALFLQEIYEQAAKEGTILGNCIAIPYGQSETVAVSSVAIGRTEQDMIWDSFEDMPVRIVLLVAVKKEDKMDVHLRSLRQIACSVMGKEIQEKLLTIEDEKEMVTVLQDLYVRA; encoded by the coding sequence ATGAAGATTGAAGAAATTTTGAGTGAGAATCTGATTGAATTAAATTTAAAAGCAAAGACAAAAGTGTCGGCGATAAGAGAATTAATAGAGTTACTCTATCAAGAAGGTATCATACATAATCCTGCATTATTTTTACAAGAGATTTATGAACAGGCTGCAAAAGAGGGAACGATACTGGGGAATTGTATAGCGATACCGTATGGGCAATCTGAGACAGTAGCCGTTAGCTCGGTCGCAATTGGAAGAACAGAACAAGACATGATATGGGATTCCTTCGAGGATATGCCAGTCCGTATCGTACTTTTGGTTGCAGTAAAAAAAGAAGATAAAATGGATGTGCATTTGCGTTCGTTAAGACAGATCGCCTGCAGTGTGATGGGCAAAGAAATACAGGAGAAATTGCTGACAATCGAGGATGAAAAAGAGATGGTTACTGTGTTACAAGACCTCTATGTTCGAGCATAG
- a CDS encoding DJ-1/PfpI family protein yields MFKIGILIFPQVEEMDFVGPFEVLSYSNKIQPDSTQVFLIAENLDIVQAFNGMKIIPEYSFDTCPDLDILVLPGGKGRFEAMHNPQIKEFVLKQAAHAKYMTSVCTGAFILAAAGLLNGKQATTYHTALEELAAYSVTIVPDKKVVQDHNIITAAGVTSGLELGFYLLKILFSNDLAKEVAKKIEYHIDIDQL; encoded by the coding sequence ATGTTCAAAATAGGCATTCTTATTTTTCCGCAAGTTGAAGAAATGGATTTTGTAGGTCCTTTTGAAGTATTAAGTTATAGCAATAAAATTCAGCCAGACAGTACACAAGTTTTCCTTATCGCCGAAAATTTAGATATCGTTCAAGCCTTTAATGGGATGAAAATTATTCCTGAGTATTCTTTTGACACTTGCCCTGATTTAGATATCTTAGTACTTCCGGGAGGCAAAGGCCGCTTCGAAGCAATGCACAACCCCCAGATTAAAGAATTCGTATTAAAGCAAGCTGCCCATGCCAAGTACATGACTTCCGTATGTACCGGTGCGTTTATCCTAGCTGCGGCAGGTTTACTCAACGGAAAACAAGCAACGACCTATCACACCGCTTTAGAAGAACTGGCAGCCTATTCGGTAACGATAGTCCCTGATAAAAAGGTAGTCCAAGATCATAACATCATTACCGCCGCCGGTGTTACTTCTGGTTTAGAATTAGGTTTTTACCTCCTCAAAATTCTATTTAGCAATGATTTGGCAAAAGAAGTAGCAAAAAAAATTGAATACCATATAGATATTGACCAATTATAA
- a CDS encoding WG repeat-containing protein: protein MKLQLKTSVVVGVITVIIAACGAAYANGANEKQLSEKPAVSADVPLKQTTSEVEKSTEDTYSKRGKLVIPFAELHRLSLFQEKGPILVKQKRQYGLFDKNGKTILPVEFQNITIRKGGMIEVLKDKNHGLYNPDGELILPIAFDDAVPDKNDTIVVKQKNKWGLYDIRGNIILPIEFDEIKGISSGLIAAKKDKLWNYYDWSGKIAFEGAFEEASEFSAGIALVKRDRKWGAIDTEGNVVIPYQYKEMAGFSEGLAAVRTKDKWGFIDKTGKIVIEEKFRGYEAGFKEGLAIVNEKSKHDYIDVNGNIVFSAPYDFVFQFEDGLAEVRVEKSSFSWGGLISTAISAKFGGYSDPSNNNLVEYNLKRGFIDKTGALIITTKYDLVNVFKDDLSKVIDHDKTGFVNRKGEFVIPAEYQSLSDFENGLAMFEKDDKWGYIDKKNQTLTTRKFDGVKTFSCDRGAVKLGEKWGFIDTAGNLVIRAKFDEVQPFMNDIAAIKYSDAWGIIDLEGNYIIPAKPDYEEMAVLNSDHIGVKVKGKWGIMNKDGHMIVDPQYDTISALVSEKE, encoded by the coding sequence TTGAAATTACAATTAAAAACAAGTGTTGTTGTAGGCGTTATTACAGTAATCATAGCAGCATGCGGTGCAGCCTATGCCAATGGAGCAAATGAAAAACAACTAAGTGAAAAACCTGCTGTTAGTGCGGACGTCCCATTAAAGCAGACGACAAGTGAAGTGGAAAAATCTACAGAAGATACTTACAGTAAGCGCGGTAAGTTAGTTATTCCGTTTGCTGAATTGCATAGATTGAGTTTATTTCAAGAAAAGGGACCTATTTTAGTCAAACAGAAACGACAATATGGTCTTTTTGATAAGAATGGAAAAACCATTTTGCCTGTGGAATTTCAGAATATTACAATTCGTAAAGGTGGTATGATTGAAGTTCTGAAAGACAAAAATCATGGGCTTTATAATCCAGATGGTGAATTGATTTTGCCAATAGCATTTGATGATGCTGTACCTGATAAAAATGATACGATTGTTGTGAAGCAAAAAAATAAATGGGGACTTTATGATATACGTGGAAATATAATTTTACCTATAGAATTTGATGAAATAAAAGGTATTTCTTCAGGTTTAATTGCCGCGAAAAAGGATAAGTTATGGAATTATTATGATTGGTCAGGAAAAATTGCGTTTGAAGGGGCGTTTGAGGAAGCTAGCGAATTTTCCGCAGGCATTGCACTTGTAAAACGTGATCGTAAATGGGGTGCGATTGATACAGAGGGAAACGTTGTAATTCCTTATCAGTATAAAGAGATGGCTGGTTTTTCTGAAGGTTTGGCTGCGGTAAGAACGAAGGATAAGTGGGGATTTATCGACAAAACAGGAAAAATCGTGATTGAAGAAAAGTTTAGAGGCTATGAAGCTGGTTTCAAAGAGGGACTGGCAATTGTAAATGAAAAAAGTAAACATGATTATATCGACGTGAATGGAAATATTGTTTTTAGTGCACCGTATGATTTTGTGTTCCAATTTGAAGATGGTCTTGCGGAAGTTCGCGTAGAAAAGAGCAGTTTTTCTTGGGGCGGGCTTATTAGTACAGCGATCTCAGCAAAATTTGGGGGATATTCGGATCCTTCAAACAATAACTTGGTAGAGTATAATCTTAAACGCGGTTTTATTGATAAAACTGGAGCACTAATTATTACAACAAAGTATGATTTAGTGAATGTATTCAAAGATGATTTATCGAAGGTTATTGATCATGATAAAACAGGCTTTGTAAATCGTAAAGGTGAATTTGTGATTCCAGCAGAATATCAAAGTTTATCTGATTTTGAAAATGGTTTGGCAATGTTTGAAAAAGACGATAAATGGGGCTACATTGATAAAAAGAATCAGACTTTAACTACGAGAAAGTTTGATGGTGTAAAAACTTTTAGCTGCGATAGAGGTGCGGTTAAACTGGGTGAAAAATGGGGTTTTATCGATACTGCGGGCAATTTAGTCATCAGAGCTAAGTTTGATGAAGTTCAGCCGTTTATGAATGATATTGCTGCGATAAAATATAGTGATGCTTGGGGCATCATTGATTTAGAGGGTAATTATATAATTCCAGCGAAACCAGATTATGAAGAAATGGCAGTACTCAATTCCGATCATATTGGTGTCAAAGTAAAGGGGAAATGGGGTATTATGAATAAGGATGGACACATGATCGTAGATCCTCAATACGATACGATCAGTGCTCTTGTTTCTGAAAAGGAATAA
- a CDS encoding MATE family efflux transporter, whose protein sequence is MDQTILDVGTKQKSKTILKLAIPTVIENFLLTVVGFVDTFFVAKIGLAEVAAVGVINAISAIYIAVFLAVGIGTAALIAQNIGAGNIKQAKVIAGQSTWLAMGAGGIAGIFTLFFAEPLLSHMGVEAEVLSAGIVYFEITCIPAIFIALMAIFGTILRSSGDSKTPMKVGLGINILHLVLDYILIFGLGPWQGWGIAGAAWATTLSRIIGAVILYLYIRKSSVAFSLRAGVSKHLIMPILKLAGPAVVERLVMRLGQLFYAGLIVRIGTEVYSAFLIAGNISYFSFMPGYGLAIAATTLVGNQIGSARFKAAYQYGMITMWIAVIFMGVIGVGYFCFAEFAGAWFTKEVQVIEMVTLGLQIDAFAQPFIAISLVITGALQGAGDTKSPMYSTIIGIWGIRVVGIYVLCLHFTMGIAGVWLVNAIDYILRSIFLLYRFRKQMHNETLQDINFCNRM, encoded by the coding sequence ATGGATCAAACGATACTTGACGTAGGTACCAAGCAGAAATCAAAAACAATTTTAAAGCTTGCGATACCAACTGTAATTGAGAATTTTCTGTTGACGGTGGTCGGCTTTGTGGATACCTTTTTTGTTGCTAAAATTGGTTTGGCAGAAGTTGCTGCAGTCGGCGTAATCAATGCGATATCTGCAATTTATATTGCTGTTTTCTTAGCCGTAGGAATTGGTACAGCGGCTTTAATTGCACAGAATATTGGAGCTGGCAATATCAAACAGGCTAAAGTCATTGCGGGACAATCCACTTGGTTGGCAATGGGGGCAGGGGGGATAGCAGGCATCTTTACTTTGTTTTTTGCCGAACCTTTACTCAGCCATATGGGAGTGGAGGCAGAAGTTCTATCAGCAGGGATTGTATATTTCGAAATTACCTGTATTCCGGCAATTTTTATTGCGCTCATGGCGATATTCGGGACGATTTTACGCAGTAGTGGTGATAGCAAAACACCGATGAAAGTCGGTTTGGGGATTAATATACTGCATCTGGTGTTGGATTATATTTTAATTTTTGGGTTGGGCCCTTGGCAGGGCTGGGGAATTGCCGGGGCTGCTTGGGCAACTACACTTTCTCGGATAATAGGTGCAGTGATTTTATATTTATATATCCGCAAATCAAGTGTAGCTTTTTCATTACGTGCAGGTGTGTCAAAGCATTTGATTATGCCGATCTTAAAACTTGCCGGGCCGGCAGTAGTGGAACGATTGGTGATGCGTTTAGGACAGCTGTTTTATGCGGGGCTGATTGTTAGGATTGGAACCGAGGTCTATTCAGCTTTCCTTATTGCAGGTAACATTTCTTATTTTTCATTTATGCCAGGCTATGGGTTGGCAATCGCGGCGACTACGCTTGTAGGCAATCAAATTGGCAGTGCCCGTTTCAAAGCGGCGTATCAATATGGAATGATTACGATGTGGATTGCTGTTATTTTTATGGGCGTCATTGGCGTTGGCTATTTCTGCTTTGCCGAATTTGCCGGAGCTTGGTTTACGAAAGAGGTGCAAGTCATTGAGATGGTAACGTTGGGATTACAGATTGATGCTTTTGCGCAGCCTTTTATTGCGATCAGTTTGGTGATAACAGGCGCATTACAAGGTGCAGGGGATACAAAAAGTCCTATGTATAGTACGATTATTGGTATATGGGGAATTCGTGTAGTAGGAATTTATGTTCTTTGTTTGCATTTTACGATGGGAATTGCGGGTGTATGGTTAGTGAATGCGATTGACTATATTTTACGTTCGATTTTTTTACTGTATCGCTTTAGAAAGCAGATGCATAATGAAACGTTGCAAGATATAAATTTCTGCAATAGAATGTAA
- a CDS encoding DUF362 domain-containing protein → MEKSKVFYTDMHAGSEANLLQKLERLMKKAGFERIDFKGKFVAVKLHFGEPGNLAYLRANYASVVCDYIKRLGGKPFVTDCNTLYVGGRKNGLDHLDSAYKNGYNPFATGVHTIIADGIKGTEERLVPVEGGEYVKEAKIGSAIMDADIIVSLNHFKGHELTGFGGALKNLGMGCGSRAGKMEMHSAGKPHINIEDCIGCRKCQKICAHDAPVITNGKATIDQDKCVGCGRCIGVCPKDAVLPAFDEANDVLNYKIAEYTKAVVQGRPNFHINMVIDVSPYCDCHAENDIAIVPDVGMFASYDPVAVDMACADAVNHQPAIAGSVLEKHGHRHGDHFKDVSPETNWISALEHGQKIGIGNMEYELTKM, encoded by the coding sequence ATGGAAAAGTCAAAAGTGTTTTATACGGATATGCACGCAGGCAGTGAAGCCAATCTTTTACAAAAGTTAGAACGGCTAATGAAAAAAGCCGGTTTTGAGCGCATTGATTTCAAAGGGAAATTTGTAGCAGTTAAATTACACTTTGGTGAACCGGGCAACCTAGCATATCTTAGAGCAAACTATGCAAGTGTTGTCTGTGATTATATCAAGCGCCTAGGCGGAAAACCGTTTGTAACGGACTGTAATACGCTGTATGTTGGTGGTAGAAAGAATGGATTGGATCATTTAGACAGTGCTTATAAGAATGGTTATAATCCTTTCGCAACAGGGGTCCACACTATTATTGCAGATGGTATCAAAGGAACTGAAGAACGGCTTGTACCTGTAGAGGGCGGAGAATACGTGAAAGAAGCCAAAATTGGCAGTGCTATTATGGATGCAGATATTATTGTTTCCTTGAACCATTTTAAAGGCCATGAATTGACAGGCTTTGGTGGAGCGTTAAAAAACTTGGGCATGGGGTGTGGCTCTCGCGCAGGGAAAATGGAAATGCATAGCGCCGGTAAACCCCACATCAATATAGAAGATTGTATCGGATGTAGAAAATGTCAAAAAATTTGTGCCCATGATGCGCCTGTCATTACAAATGGCAAAGCGACGATTGATCAAGATAAATGTGTGGGATGTGGACGTTGTATTGGTGTATGTCCGAAAGATGCTGTTCTTCCTGCCTTTGACGAGGCAAATGATGTGCTGAATTACAAGATTGCAGAATATACAAAAGCTGTGGTGCAGGGGCGTCCTAATTTTCATATCAATATGGTAATTGACGTATCTCCTTATTGTGACTGCCATGCAGAAAACGATATCGCGATTGTACCTGATGTAGGCATGTTTGCATCTTATGATCCGGTTGCTGTGGATATGGCTTGTGCGGATGCTGTGAATCATCAGCCTGCTATCGCCGGTAGTGTTTTGGAAAAGCATGGACATCGTCATGGGGATCATTTTAAGGATGTTTCTCCTGAAACAAATTGGATTTCTGCGTTGGAGCACGGGCAGAAGATCGGTATTGGTAATATGGAATATGAATTAACTAAAATGTAA
- the larE gene encoding ATP-dependent sacrificial sulfur transferase LarE, with product MNSKTQFKLAQLMDLLTDLDSVAVGFSAGVDSTLLTAAAGRSLGDRAVAVTAYSSTLPETEKQEAVAIAGQLDVRHILLHIDELESTDFVANTNQRCYYCKKTRFGTLRDWAKSNGYAWVLDGANADDCKDYRPGMKAVAELEGVRSPLLEVGLTKAEIREISQEWNLPTWNKPSAACLSSRVAYGLEITKERLGQIEQAEKIIKRFCKGQVRVRHHGDLARIEVDPNDIVTLAAPETAQYVHNELKQLGFTFITLDLAGYRSGSMNAVLEK from the coding sequence ATGAACTCTAAAACGCAGTTTAAACTCGCGCAATTAATGGACTTATTGACTGACCTTGACAGCGTGGCTGTAGGATTTTCAGCGGGCGTTGACAGTACGCTTTTGACGGCTGCAGCTGGGCGTAGTCTGGGGGATAGAGCAGTCGCTGTAACGGCTTACTCATCTACATTACCGGAAACGGAGAAACAGGAAGCGGTAGCGATTGCTGGGCAGTTAGATGTACGCCATATTTTGCTGCATATTGATGAGTTGGAGAGTACGGATTTTGTCGCCAATACGAACCAACGTTGTTATTATTGTAAAAAAACTCGCTTTGGCACTTTGCGTGATTGGGCTAAGTCAAATGGCTATGCTTGGGTACTTGACGGTGCGAACGCTGATGATTGCAAGGATTATCGCCCTGGGATGAAAGCCGTAGCAGAATTGGAAGGGGTACGCAGCCCACTATTAGAAGTTGGATTAACGAAAGCAGAAATACGAGAAATTTCTCAGGAGTGGAACCTGCCTACTTGGAATAAGCCAAGTGCCGCCTGCTTATCATCTCGGGTGGCTTACGGTTTAGAAATTACCAAAGAACGTCTGGGGCAAATCGAACAGGCCGAAAAGATCATAAAAAGATTTTGTAAGGGGCAAGTTCGAGTGCGCCATCATGGTGATCTAGCCCGTATCGAGGTTGATCCGAATGATATCGTTACATTAGCTGCACCTGAAACTGCACAGTATGTCCATAATGAATTAAAGCAATTAGGCTTCACCTTCATTACACTGGATCTGGCAGGATATCGCAGCGGCAGTATGAATGCGGTGTTAGAGAAGTAA
- a CDS encoding flavodoxin family protein → MKALLINGSPNEHGCTYTALMEVAGVLNKHEIETELLYLGKKPIAGCIACMKCSQTGKCVWNDKVNELADTLDTFDAIILGSPVYYAGPSGQLTAFLDRLFFAHGGKMAGKLGASIVSCRRGGATAAFDRLNKYFTISNMPIISSQYWNQVHGFTPEDVRKDEEGLQTMRTLAQNMAWLLKSIEAGKNSGISKPVYEPRINTHFIQ, encoded by the coding sequence ATGAAAGCATTATTAATTAACGGTAGTCCAAATGAGCATGGATGTACCTATACGGCTTTAATGGAGGTTGCAGGTGTCCTAAATAAGCACGAAATTGAAACAGAATTACTGTACCTTGGTAAAAAACCGATTGCGGGCTGTATCGCTTGTATGAAATGTTCGCAAACAGGCAAATGTGTTTGGAATGATAAAGTAAATGAACTCGCAGATACTTTGGATACGTTTGACGCTATCATCCTCGGTTCACCCGTATACTATGCAGGCCCCAGCGGTCAACTAACGGCATTTCTCGATCGATTGTTCTTTGCCCATGGCGGAAAAATGGCTGGTAAATTAGGTGCATCCATCGTATCATGCAGACGCGGCGGCGCAACTGCTGCTTTTGATCGTCTCAATAAATACTTTACGATCTCCAATATGCCGATTATATCTTCGCAATACTGGAATCAAGTACATGGATTTACACCCGAAGACGTGAGAAAAGATGAGGAAGGCTTACAAACCATGCGAACTCTAGCGCAAAATATGGCATGGCTGTTAAAATCCATAGAAGCCGGGAAAAATTCCGGTATCTCTAAGCCTGTATACGAGCCAAGAATAAATACGCATTTTATACAATAA
- a CDS encoding winged helix-turn-helix transcriptional regulator encodes MSIEDCIPTGINIKDTDFGYTLSLINGKYKMIIMYWLSECKSAIRFNELHRAIGTISFKTLSKTLKEMEADQLIIRKEYPQIPPKVEYSLSERGTSLIPILDMMCTWGGKNRLNS; translated from the coding sequence ATGTCTATTGAAGATTGCATCCCAACTGGTATAAACATAAAAGATACTGATTTCGGGTACACGCTATCGCTGATTAACGGTAAGTATAAAATGATTATTATGTATTGGCTCTCTGAATGTAAATCTGCAATTCGATTCAACGAACTTCACCGTGCGATCGGCACAATTTCCTTCAAAACCTTAAGTAAAACGCTGAAAGAAATGGAAGCGGATCAATTAATTATACGCAAAGAATATCCGCAGATTCCGCCAAAAGTAGAATATAGCTTATCAGAACGCGGAACATCACTAATTCCGATTTTAGACATGATGTGTACCTGGGGCGGTAAAAATCGATTAAATTCCTAA
- a CDS encoding flavodoxin family protein, with protein MKKNILVLTGSPRVRGNSDLLADAFIKGASEAGHEVMKYEAGKKNIMGCKACDTCYSKGKPCSFDDDFNRVVPLIEKAEMIVFVTPLYWFTFPAQLKAVIDKLYALIMGEKELKIKESMLLVCGEDDKEAAFGGIIGTYEQIADYQKWTDRGQLIVPGVLNKGDIVSTKYLPIAEEMGRNI; from the coding sequence ATGAAAAAGAATATTTTGGTGCTAACTGGTAGTCCAAGGGTAAGAGGTAATAGCGATTTATTAGCAGATGCTTTTATCAAAGGTGCAAGCGAGGCAGGGCATGAAGTTATGAAATATGAAGCTGGTAAAAAGAATATAATGGGATGCAAAGCCTGTGATACCTGCTACAGTAAAGGGAAACCTTGTTCATTTGATGATGATTTTAATCGCGTTGTCCCTTTGATAGAAAAAGCGGAAATGATTGTTTTTGTAACGCCGCTTTACTGGTTTACGTTTCCTGCACAGCTTAAGGCAGTTATAGATAAACTATACGCGCTGATTATGGGAGAAAAAGAATTGAAGATAAAAGAAAGCATGCTTTTGGTTTGTGGCGAAGATGATAAAGAAGCTGCATTTGGCGGTATCATTGGCACCTATGAACAAATTGCTGACTATCAAAAGTGGACAGATCGCGGGCAATTGATCGTTCCGGGTGTGCTTAATAAAGGCGATATAGTATCGACAAAATATCTTCCTATTGCCGAAGAGATGGGACGAAATATTTAA
- a CDS encoding ROK family protein yields MIPIVNNTIRVKQVNVELVKTALKALESGTKITLANATGLSVATCSNILNELLERGEVIKADLEQSSGGRPAQRFMYNANYAYAACLFVSNDEGRYYINYAIVNMLGEIVEQQTDEVSVLDYEAVDQLVEKLIDRYENITALGIGVPGLVNKGFIGSCDIEELSDVALADRLKEKYNVAVTVENDVNLIAYGFYQEQKYDEDKSIAVVIFPRDNCSGAGLMVDGHIVRGNTNFAGEISYLPFDISRAEQIRQLNLTEGVSPIMVKTLVSIIAVINPATIVITGNLVRLDMLGQFYHACKAFIPCEHLPQLRIKENMRGDYMKGLISITLESLACNVQLIEKRL; encoded by the coding sequence ATGATACCGATCGTTAATAACACCATCCGGGTGAAACAAGTCAATGTTGAATTGGTTAAGACTGCATTAAAGGCGTTAGAAAGCGGTACAAAAATAACTTTGGCGAATGCAACGGGGTTGAGTGTGGCAACTTGCAGTAATATTTTAAATGAATTATTAGAGCGCGGCGAAGTTATTAAGGCTGATTTAGAACAATCTAGCGGTGGTCGTCCAGCACAAAGATTTATGTATAATGCAAATTACGCCTATGCTGCTTGTCTTTTTGTAAGTAATGATGAAGGGCGTTATTATATCAATTATGCAATTGTCAATATGCTGGGAGAGATCGTTGAGCAGCAGACGGATGAGGTCTCAGTCCTTGATTATGAAGCGGTAGACCAGCTTGTTGAAAAACTGATTGATCGTTATGAAAATATTACCGCTCTTGGCATTGGTGTACCGGGTCTCGTAAATAAAGGTTTCATTGGTTCCTGTGATATAGAAGAATTATCAGATGTTGCTTTGGCGGATCGGTTAAAAGAGAAATATAACGTAGCGGTTACGGTTGAAAATGACGTCAATTTAATTGCATATGGTTTTTACCAAGAACAAAAGTATGATGAAGATAAAAGCATTGCAGTTGTTATTTTTCCTCGTGATAATTGTTCTGGGGCGGGCCTTATGGTGGATGGTCATATTGTTAGAGGAAATACGAATTTTGCCGGTGAAATATCGTATTTGCCGTTTGATATTTCACGTGCAGAGCAAATACGACAGCTTAATTTGACAGAAGGCGTTTCACCGATTATGGTGAAAACGCTGGTCTCTATCATTGCCGTTATAAATCCCGCAACGATTGTTATAACGGGTAATTTAGTTCGGCTGGATATGTTGGGGCAGTTCTATCATGCGTGCAAGGCGTTTATTCCGTGTGAACACTTGCCGCAGTTACGTATTAAAGAAAATATGCGGGGCGATTATATGAAGGGCTTAATTTCGATTACTTTAGAAAGTCTGGCTTGTAATGTGCAATTGATAGAAAAGCGTTTATAG
- a CDS encoding MFS transporter has protein sequence MNKVIEDKSRSEFPAEGSLTERRPALGLKEQISTKAAFFIGGVAVSAWAPLVPYAKARLGVDEGTLGLLLLCLGAGSIMTMPLAGVLAARFGCRKVVCVASLFICLALPFLTIAASIPAMVMTLLIFGASIGMVDVVINIQAAIVEKHSGRAMMSGFHGAWSVGGFAGAAGVSALLWANVSPMMAVLCVAVMIVGLLLIFGKYLLPYGSEDQNGVSFIIPKGIVLFIGFLCFIVFLAEGSILDWSAVFLTSSRGVAFSYAGLGYSIFSITMMIGRLTGDRIVAKFGGRKVVLFGGISAAAGLAIVVFIPNWIASLFGFALLGLGAANIVPVLYSVLGRQKVMPVNLAISAVSTFGYSGVLAGPALIGFIAHATSLVVAFLIVAVMLLFVAASSRVTAQL, from the coding sequence ATGAATAAAGTGATTGAAGATAAAAGCAGGTCTGAATTTCCGGCAGAGGGGAGTTTGACTGAAAGACGTCCAGCGCTGGGCTTAAAGGAACAAATTTCAACCAAAGCAGCTTTTTTTATCGGAGGGGTCGCAGTTTCAGCATGGGCGCCGTTGGTTCCTTATGCGAAAGCACGGTTGGGCGTGGATGAAGGAACGCTGGGATTGCTATTATTATGTCTGGGTGCCGGATCGATTATGACCATGCCTTTAGCGGGTGTGCTGGCGGCGCGTTTTGGCTGCCGAAAAGTTGTTTGTGTTGCTAGTCTGTTTATATGTCTTGCGCTGCCTTTTCTGACGATTGCGGCGAGTATTCCTGCTATGGTGATGACATTACTTATCTTTGGTGCTTCCATTGGCATGGTGGATGTCGTGATCAATATTCAGGCTGCGATTGTTGAGAAGCATAGTGGCAGAGCGATGATGTCCGGATTTCATGGAGCATGGAGTGTCGGCGGCTTTGCTGGAGCTGCGGGTGTTAGCGCTCTTCTATGGGCGAACGTGTCACCAATGATGGCAGTTCTCTGTGTCGCTGTTATGATTGTCGGACTTTTATTGATTTTCGGAAAGTATTTGCTGCCTTACGGGAGTGAAGATCAGAATGGGGTATCATTTATTATTCCTAAAGGGATTGTGCTTTTCATAGGTTTTTTATGTTTCATCGTTTTTTTAGCAGAAGGATCTATACTGGATTGGAGTGCTGTCTTTTTGACTTCATCGCGTGGTGTTGCATTTTCTTATGCGGGATTGGGCTATTCTATATTTTCAATTACGATGATGATCGGCAGATTAACGGGTGATCGTATTGTTGCTAAATTTGGGGGCAGAAAGGTTGTTCTTTTTGGTGGAATCAGTGCGGCGGCGGGGCTTGCTATTGTTGTGTTTATTCCGAATTGGATAGCATCACTCTTTGGTTTTGCTCTACTTGGGCTGGGAGCAGCCAATATTGTACCGGTTTTATATTCCGTTTTAGGCCGACAGAAAGTCATGCCGGTAAATTTGGCAATTTCAGCTGTCTCTACTTTCGGGTATTCAGGCGTTTTGGCAGGCCCGGCACTTATTGGTTTTATAGCGCACGCAACGAGTCTTGTTGTTGCATTTTTAATTGTCGCTGTCATGTTGTTGTTTGTAGCTGCTAGTTCGCGTGTTACAGCGCAGTTATAA